The DNA sequence TGGAGCAGGAGTAATAGCTTATATGAAAATTTATGATCCACAAGTTGATCCTAATATTCCAGAATCCAAGGTTATAGGTGATGATATTAAAGAAAGTGATAATGTAAAAAAAGATCCATTAAAGAGAGCTATAGATGATAGTAAGAGAGTTAATGTACTTTTATTGGGCTTAGAAGATACTAGAACTGATACTATAATATTTGCAAGTTTTGATTCGAAAACAAAAAAAATGGACTTGCTTTCAATACCTAGAGATACTTATTATAGTGAAGCGGGACATAATAATGCTGATCAAAAGAAAATTAATGCAGTATATGGTAGAAGTAATGCAAAAGGAACTATGAATGCTGTTTCAAAAATACTTGGTGGGATCCCAATCCATTACTATGTTAGTGTTAAATATGAAGGCGTAGAAGAAATAGTTAATACACTTGGTGGAGTAGAAGTAACCGTTCCATTTCATATGAAATACGATGATACAACTGTTGGCAAAAGTTTGCATATAGACATACCAAAAGGAAAACAAGTGCTAGATGGTGAGAATGCAGTTAAATTTTTAAGGTTCAGGAAGAGTTCGAATGGAAATGGTTACAAAGATGGAGATCTTGGTAGAATAAAATCGCAGCAACAGTTTTTAAAATCAGCAATAAATAAAGCATTAAGCTTTAAACTACCTGCAGTAATTAAGACTTGTTTTAATTATGTAAGAACAGATATGCCTTTAACAGACATGCTTATATATGCTAAAAATGCAATTGGAATAGATCCTGATAAAGATATAACTATGAAAGTATTACCAGGGTCTGCTAAGAAGGGCGATTATTTCCGTCACGATTCTGAAAAGATAAAAGAATATATATTAGAACTTTACAATGTACAAGAATAGTAAAATAAAGAATCTCCTCATAAAAAGGAGATTTTTTTAATATTTAGGATTAGGAAATTATAATCTATAATTTCTATAAATAAATATAAACAAAGTCTACAACAAATTATTATCGAAGACTTTGTTTAATGGGGAGTGGGGACTAAGGTATATTTTACGCTATTATTGTGTCCGTAAATTTTCAATTTATACATTTATTGATTATTAAGTCTCGTATTTCTAAACGTGAGAAAGGAACTTTGCTTCGGTGGTTCTAGTGCTTTGTTTTATTGTATTAATTTATTGCCAACTTCATAGATATCTCCAGCACCCATAGTTATAACAATATCATTTTGAGAACCATTAGAAAGTATATAGCTCGAAATATCATTGAAATCTTGAATATATGTTGCATTTATACCATTAGCTTTTAACTTTTCAACTAAATCTTTTGAATGAACAATACCAGTGTCATTTTCTCGTGCAGCATAAATGTCAGTTATTATAACAAAATCACAATCATAAAATGCATTAGAAAAGTCATCTAAAAGCTCGTATGTTCTAGAATAAGTATGTGGTTGAAAAACACACCATAAATGATTATGATTCAATTTACTAGTAGAACTTAGGGTAGCTTTGATTGCAGTAGGATGATGACCATAATCATCAATAATAGTCATATTGTTTACAATACCTTTGTATTGAAACCTTCTCTCAGTTCCATAAAAATTTGAAATTGAAGATATAATATAGTCTAAATCCAATCCATATATATGAGCAGAAGCTATTGCCGCTAGAGAATTATAAACATTATGTTTACCAATAACATTTAATTTAACATGTCTTTTTATTTTATTATTAATAGTAAGCATATAACTAATAGAATTACCATTTGTTTCAATATCTTTAGCTGAATAATTGCAAGTGTTATCTATACCAAAAGTGACAAAGTCACATTTAAATTTTTCAAACAATTTTTTACAATTGTGATCATCACCATTTATAACTAAAGTACCATTGATAGGTATCAAATCTGTAAATTTTTTAAATGTGTCAATAATATGTTCAATTGAAGTAAAATAGTCCATGTGATCTTTATCTATGTTTAGAATAACTTCAATAGTTGGATAGAATTTTAAAAAATTACCTTTATATTCACATGCTTCAGTGAGTAAAACGTTATTTGAACCTATTTTAATATTTCCACCAATAGAATCAAGGTTCCCTCCTAATAAAATAGTTGGATCATCATTTGAATCTTGAAGTATAGTTGCTAACATACCTGTTGTAGTTGTTTTGCCATGTGTTCCAGAAACTGATATAGATTGCTTATAATCTTTCATTAGATTACCTAAAAAAGTTGCCCTATCAACAGTTTCTATTTTTCTTTTTTTAGCTTCAATTAATTCAGGATTGTCATCTTTGATAGCAGAAGTATATATAACTAGGTCTGCTTTTTCTATATTTTTTCTATCATGACTTATATATATCCTAGCACCTTTTTTTTCAAGCTTTTTAATAATAAGTGAACTTTTCATATCGGAACCAGATACAATGTAACCATTATTTAAGCATATTTCAGCTAGTCCACTCATGCTTATTCCACCAATACCAATAAAATGGATATGTTTTAATTTTGTATTGGGCTTTGTAAAAGTCAACATAATATGATACCTCCTAAAAATATAAGTATTTATATTATTACCATTATTTACATTGTTATTTCATTGTATTAATAAATTTTAATTATAGTTACAATTATAACATATCAATAATATTGTTGGATTGAAATTATATATTTTATGATTTATTAGATTAAATATTAATTGTTATAACATATATCATAGTATTTATAATGCCTACGTTTATAATTATCCTGTTCTTAGAAAAAAAGTGTTGATTGTATTGATAAATACGAATAAAATCGTATATAATAAAGATAATATTCGTACTATGTGGAGGTAAAACGTGGATAAGTTAAAAAGAAATGAGAGAATAGGAGCTTTAATGAATATCCTGACGGATAACCCAAATACAATATTTACATATAATTATTTCAATGAGAAATTTGATGCAGCAAAATCTACAATAAGTGAGGATATTGTTATAGTAAAAAAACTTGTGACAAAGTTAAAATTAGGGGATATAGAAACTTTATCTGGAGTATCAGGAGGAGTTAGATATCTACCTATACTAGACAATGAGCAAATAATGGATTTCACAAATAAAATGTGTAAAAATCTTTCGCAAGGTAATAGAGTAATTGCTGGTGGATTCATTTATATGATAGATTTATTGTATTCTCCGGATTTAGTATATAATATAGGTAAAATATTCTATTCTATTTTTAGTAAAAAAGAGATAGATTATATTATAACAGTGGAGACTAAAGGAATACCAATTGCTTTAATGACAGCAAAAGTTTTTAATAAACCTTTAATTATAATTAGAAAAGATGCAAAAATAACCGAAGGTCCAACGGTTAGTATAAATTATGTTTCTGGTTCTACTAGAAAAATACAAACTATGTCATTAGCTAGAAAAGCAATGAAAGAAGGTTCGAAGATTTTAGTTATAGATGATTTTATGAGAGCTGGGGGAACAGTTAAAGGAATTTATGATATGATGAAAGAATTTAATGCTGAAGTTGTTGGTACTGGAATATTAATATCTACAGAACATCCAGAAGAGAAAGTTGTAGATGACTATGTATCATTATTAACACTTAAGAACATAGATGAAATAGCTAAAAATGTTGAGATAACTGCAAATAATAATATATTTATTGACTAGGTTAATATAAAAAAACAGTAATAATTAAAAAAAAAGGAGGAATTTCCAAATATATATAGAATTATACTGTTAATACAACTGAGTTATGCAGGAAGGTGGTGAGATCATGAACGTTACTGATGTTAGAGTAAGAAAAATAAACAACGATGGTAAAATGAAAGCTATTGTTTCTGTAACATTTGACAACGAGTTTGTGGTACACGACATAAAAATTATTGAAGGACAGAATGGATTGTTTATAGCTATGCCGAGTAGAAAAATGGTAGATGGGGAATTTAGAGATATAGCCCATCCAATCAACTCAGAAACAAGAAGTAAGATACAAGAAGCAGTATTTACAGAATATCAAAAAGAGGTTGAGGTTGAGTGTGTTGAATAAAAGAGTCTTAGACTCTTTTATTTTTTTGAAGAAAACTTTTCAAAAGATTTGTTATTATATTATTGATTTGTTATAATACAAGGGATATAAGATATTTATATATATTAAAACTGGATTATTCATACAAAATTATTATCAGTGAACCCAAATCTTGATTTGGTGTAAATTGCTGAATTCAAGATTCATGTATTAAAATATTCGATGAATAATCAGGTTAAAATTTTGTAAAATTTAGCTAAGAAAATTAATATGATGAAAATTATAGAAAATATATGTATTGAGATAAAAAATCAAGAGAGGTGAAGAATATGATTATGTCCATTATATTAGCTGCTGGAGAAGGAACAAGAATGAAATCTAAAACTCCAAAGGTTGTACATAGAATTTGCGGTAAACCTTTGATTAGTTACATTATTGAAGCTTCCCAAAATACTGGTAGTGATAAAAATATTATAATAGTAGGAAAAAATAAAGGAAAGATTATTGAAATAATTGAGGATAACAGTTATAAGAGTGTAAAACTTATAGAGCAACCTATAGGAGAAGAAGTTCCTTATGGAACAGGGTATGCGGTTATGCAGGCTCAAAATGAAATTAATGATGAAGATACTGTTATGATATTGAATGGAGATACACCTTTAATTAAAGATAACACATTAAAACAATTCCTTAGTTACCATAAACAAGAAAAAAATGATGTTACAATTTTAACAGCTGAAATTGATAATCCTACCGGTTATGGAAGAATTATTAGATGTGATGATAAACATACAGTAGCAGCTATTGTTGAAGAAAAAGATGCAAATGTTGATCAAAAGAAAATTAAAGAAATTAATTCGGGCATTTATTGTTTTAAAGGTAATTATTTAAAAAAGGCATTAAATAACCTATCTAATGATAATGCACAAAATGAATATTACTTAACTGATGCAATAAAGATATTTAAAAAAATTGGTTGTAAAATTGGTGCATATAATATAAATGATAATACTGAAATAATGGGAGTTAATACAAGAGTACAGTTAGCAGAAGTTGAATCAGTAATGAGGAAAAGAATTAATGAAGAAATAATGCTCAGTGGAGTTACGATTGTTGATCCAATGAGTACTTATATAGATAATGATGTTAGAATAGGCAGAGATACTATAGTATATCCGGGTGTGTCAATTCAAGGTAATACTGTTATAGGAGAAGAATGTATAATTGGAAATAATTGCAGAATAGTAGATAGTAAAATAGGTGATAATGTTAAAGTGCAGATATCTACTATAGTAGAAAGTGAAATAAATGATAATACAACCATTGGACCATATGCATATTTAAGACCAAAGAGTAAGGTTGGTAGTAATGTCAAAATTGGTGATTTTGTTGAAATAAAGAATGCAAGCATTGGAGATTTTTCAAAAGCTAGTCATTTAGCATATATAGGTGATGCGGAAGTCGGTGAGAGGGTAAATATTGGCTGTGGTGTAGTATTTGTTAATTATGATGGAAAGAATAAATATAAGTCAATAGTTAAAGATGATGCTTTTGTTGGTAGTAACTGTAATCTTGTTGCTCCAGTAATAATTGAAGAAAAAGCCTTTTTAGCTGCTGGTTCAACAATTACTGATGATGTAGAAGCTTATGCTCTATCAATAGCAAGAGCTAGACAAGTTAATAAAAGCGGATGGGTAAAAGCTAAAAAGAAGTAAATATAAGTCTTGTAAATTTATTGTAATTTATGATAATATCAAAGTGTATTATATACATTCTATGTATTAGTATAATTTCATTGTATTCACAATTAATAATTAATTTCAATATTAACCCTGATTACGCATATGAAGACCAATAATATGCTATAAGTAATTTTATTGATAAAACTTATTCTTCGTATGAATATATTTTAGTCCTTACTCATAGCATTGCATTTAATTCTATGAATAATCATGGTTTAAATATAGTTTATTTAAAATAGTAAAGTCTACTTTCAATCTATCATAGAAGACTTTGTTCTACTTTTAATTTATGTTATAATAAAAGATGTGTTTTTTAACAATATAAAACGATATATAGTAGTATGTATTTGTTTTCCAAGAATAAAGGAGGAATTTAAATGTGTTCTAATAATAAGATGGACATAAAAATCTTCACTGGAAATGCCAATAGAGAGCTTGCTGAAAAAATTTGCAAAGAAATTGGTGTTGAATTAGGAAATAGCGTTGTTAGTACATTTAGTGATGGTGAGATTTCTGTTGATATCAACGAAACTGTAAGGGGAGGAGATGTATTTGTTATTCAGCCTACATGTCCACCTGTAAACGAAAATTTGATGGAATTACTTATTATGATAGATGCGTTTAAAAGAGCATCAGCAGGAAGAATCAATGCAGTTGTACCTTATTATGGATATGCTAGACAAGATAGAAAAACAAAGGCTAGAGATCCAATTACATCCAAATTAGTTGCAGATTTATTAACATCTGCAGGAGCAGATAGAGTTGTTAGTATGGATTTGCATGCTGCTCAGCTGCAAGGATACTTTGATATTCCAGTAGATCATTTAGTAGCAGTACCAATTTTAGCTAAATATTTTAAAGAAAATAATCTTATAGACAAAGATACTGTAATAGTTTCTCCTGATATTGGTGGAGTAAGAAGAGCTAGAAATTTTGCAAGTATATTAGATTTACCAATAGCTATCATAGAAAAAAGAAGACCAAAAGCTAATGTATCAGAAGTTATGAATGTTATTGGTGATATTCAAAATAAAAATGTAATTATAGTCGATGATATCATAGATACAGCTGGTTCAATGACAAAAGCTGCTAAAGTATTAAAGGATTTTGGTGCTAAAAAAGTTTATGCATGTTGTACCCATGCAGTATTGTCAGGTCCAGCTATAGAGCGAATTGAAAATTCAGTTATAGAAAAATTGGTTGTAACAGATACTATACCTTTACCAGAAGATAAACACATAGATAACATAGAGGTAATGTCAATTTCACCACTATTTGCTGAAGCTATAAAGAGAATAAATAATAATGATTCAGTAAGTAAATTATTTGACAAATAGAAAATTTGTTTAGTTAAAGTGAAAAATCAAGAATTCAGGTGGAGGTTCTACTCCACCTGAAAAAAAGTAGCCTTTTGCACTTATAAAATATGAAGACTTAAAATTATTAAAGAAGATACGAAGAACAGCTGTATACATAGCTAAATTTGTTCTAGTGAATAAAAGTAGAAATTAGTAGTAAGGAGTTGAGTAGTTTGTATGCAGTTATAGGCTTAGGTAATCCTGGCAACAAATATTCAAATACTAAACATAATGTTGGATTTAACACAATAGATTGTCTTGCTGAAAAAAACAATGTGAAACTATCTAAGATAAAATTTAAATCAGTATATGGTGAGACAATGATTGATGGTAACAAAGTAATATTAGTGAAGCCTCAAACATATATGAATAATAGTGGGATATCTGTGATGGAAATACTTAAATATACCAATGTACCAATAGATAATATAATAGTAATTTATGATGATATAGATATCGAATTAGGTAGCTTAAGAATTAGAAAAAAAGGTAGTGCAGGTAGTCATAATGGTATGAAATCAATAATATATCATTTAAAAAGTGAAGATTTTCCTCGTATTCGTCTAGGGATAGGTAAACCTAATCAGGGACAAGATTTAGCTAATTATGTTATTAATAATTTTGGTAAAGAAGATAGAGAATTGATAGATACTACCATTGAAAGAGCTAGTGAAGCTGTCTTAGAGATAATAAAAAATGGTGTTGATCAAGCTATGAATATTTTTAACAAAAGGAAATAGTATTAAGTTTAAAATTATTAGTAAAAAATTGAACATCATACTGCATTCTTGTAGTTTCTAATAAATGATTAACGTATAAAACAGAGATTTTAATATCTATTATGTAGTATATTATCTATAATCAGTTTAAAAATTAAATACATTGGTAAAAAATATTTGTTAGTTTCAAAATTGCATATACAAAAGAGCCCAGACTATATCTGGGCTTAGCTTGTTAATGAAATTTTATATAAATGACTGTTAAGAAATGCAAAATTCAAGGTGTGCTTCAGATGAGTAAGTGGAGCGTATAAAAACATGTAAGCATTCTCAAATGAAGTAACAAAAAGGAATTTGGATTTGTTAACAGTCTGAATTCTGGACTAATGCTACTTGTAATTAAAGGAGTCGATATTGGTGTCTAAAAATGTATTTGTTGATCAAATGAAAAATCTTGCATCTTATAATAAAATAGTAAAATCAATCAAAAATGATATGTCTCCAATATTAGTGCATGGTTTATCTATGGAAAATATTAGTCATATAGCTTATTGTTTAAATTTTCATTTATCAAAGCAAATATTGATTGTAACACATGATGAATTTAGGGCAAAAAAAATTGTTGAGGATTTAAAATTTTTTAATAACAATAGTGCAGAAATCTTCCCAGTAAAGCAGTTGCTTTTATATGATATTGATGCTTTTAGTCATGAAATTCATAATCAGAGACTTAAAGTAATGAATAGATTGTGTAATAAAGAAAAAATAATTGTAGTAGCTTCAGTGGAAACGTTATTAAATAAAATTATAAAGCCCC is a window from the Abyssisolibacter fermentans genome containing:
- a CDS encoding LCP family protein, with the translated sequence MKHFIKIFIAAFLCFALAVGAGVIAYMKIYDPQVDPNIPESKVIGDDIKESDNVKKDPLKRAIDDSKRVNVLLLGLEDTRTDTIIFASFDSKTKKMDLLSIPRDTYYSEAGHNNADQKKINAVYGRSNAKGTMNAVSKILGGIPIHYYVSVKYEGVEEIVNTLGGVEVTVPFHMKYDDTTVGKSLHIDIPKGKQVLDGENAVKFLRFRKSSNGNGYKDGDLGRIKSQQQFLKSAINKALSFKLPAVIKTCFNYVRTDMPLTDMLIYAKNAIGIDPDKDITMKVLPGSAKKGDYFRHDSEKIKEYILELYNVQE
- the murC gene encoding UDP-N-acetylmuramate--L-alanine ligase, whose product is MTFTKPNTKLKHIHFIGIGGISMSGLAEICLNNGYIVSGSDMKSSLIIKKLEKKGARIYISHDRKNIEKADLVIYTSAIKDDNPELIEAKKRKIETVDRATFLGNLMKDYKQSISVSGTHGKTTTTGMLATILQDSNDDPTILLGGNLDSIGGNIKIGSNNVLLTEACEYKGNFLKFYPTIEVILNIDKDHMDYFTSIEHIIDTFKKFTDLIPINGTLVINGDDHNCKKLFEKFKCDFVTFGIDNTCNYSAKDIETNGNSISYMLTINNKIKRHVKLNVIGKHNVYNSLAAIASAHIYGLDLDYIISSISNFYGTERRFQYKGIVNNMTIIDDYGHHPTAIKATLSSTSKLNHNHLWCVFQPHTYSRTYELLDDFSNAFYDCDFVIITDIYAARENDTGIVHSKDLVEKLKANGINATYIQDFNDISSYILSNGSQNDIVITMGAGDIYEVGNKLIQ
- the purR gene encoding pur operon repressor, producing MDKLKRNERIGALMNILTDNPNTIFTYNYFNEKFDAAKSTISEDIVIVKKLVTKLKLGDIETLSGVSGGVRYLPILDNEQIMDFTNKMCKNLSQGNRVIAGGFIYMIDLLYSPDLVYNIGKIFYSIFSKKEIDYIITVETKGIPIALMTAKVFNKPLIIIRKDAKITEGPTVSINYVSGSTRKIQTMSLARKAMKEGSKILVIDDFMRAGGTVKGIYDMMKEFNAEVVGTGILISTEHPEEKVVDDYVSLLTLKNIDEIAKNVEITANNNIFID
- the spoVG gene encoding septation regulator SpoVG, translated to MNVTDVRVRKINNDGKMKAIVSVTFDNEFVVHDIKIIEGQNGLFIAMPSRKMVDGEFRDIAHPINSETRSKIQEAVFTEYQKEVEVECVE
- the glmU gene encoding bifunctional UDP-N-acetylglucosamine diphosphorylase/glucosamine-1-phosphate N-acetyltransferase GlmU, translating into MIMSIILAAGEGTRMKSKTPKVVHRICGKPLISYIIEASQNTGSDKNIIIVGKNKGKIIEIIEDNSYKSVKLIEQPIGEEVPYGTGYAVMQAQNEINDEDTVMILNGDTPLIKDNTLKQFLSYHKQEKNDVTILTAEIDNPTGYGRIIRCDDKHTVAAIVEEKDANVDQKKIKEINSGIYCFKGNYLKKALNNLSNDNAQNEYYLTDAIKIFKKIGCKIGAYNINDNTEIMGVNTRVQLAEVESVMRKRINEEIMLSGVTIVDPMSTYIDNDVRIGRDTIVYPGVSIQGNTVIGEECIIGNNCRIVDSKIGDNVKVQISTIVESEINDNTTIGPYAYLRPKSKVGSNVKIGDFVEIKNASIGDFSKASHLAYIGDAEVGERVNIGCGVVFVNYDGKNKYKSIVKDDAFVGSNCNLVAPVIIEEKAFLAAGSTITDDVEAYALSIARARQVNKSGWVKAKKK
- a CDS encoding ribose-phosphate diphosphokinase, producing the protein MCSNNKMDIKIFTGNANRELAEKICKEIGVELGNSVVSTFSDGEISVDINETVRGGDVFVIQPTCPPVNENLMELLIMIDAFKRASAGRINAVVPYYGYARQDRKTKARDPITSKLVADLLTSAGADRVVSMDLHAAQLQGYFDIPVDHLVAVPILAKYFKENNLIDKDTVIVSPDIGGVRRARNFASILDLPIAIIEKRRPKANVSEVMNVIGDIQNKNVIIVDDIIDTAGSMTKAAKVLKDFGAKKVYACCTHAVLSGPAIERIENSVIEKLVVTDTIPLPEDKHIDNIEVMSISPLFAEAIKRINNNDSVSKLFDK
- the pth gene encoding aminoacyl-tRNA hydrolase, which produces MSSLYAVIGLGNPGNKYSNTKHNVGFNTIDCLAEKNNVKLSKIKFKSVYGETMIDGNKVILVKPQTYMNNSGISVMEILKYTNVPIDNIIVIYDDIDIELGSLRIRKKGSAGSHNGMKSIIYHLKSEDFPRIRLGIGKPNQGQDLANYVINNFGKEDRELIDTTIERASEAVLEIIKNGVDQAMNIFNKRK